One Pseudobutyrivibrio xylanivorans genomic window, ACATAGTATCTGCTGATTAAGTCATACAAAGCAACTGTATGGATTTGGTTAAAGCCTTTAGTTGATTTACCATCCGGCCCATAGAATGATATGGTATCTTCCGGATTTCGGGTAAAGGTAAAAGTACAACCATCAGCAGCCATTAACTGATACTTGTCTTTATACGGAGCGGGAGGAAAATGGGAATTGAAGCGTTGTAGAAGTGATTTGAATGTTTCTGGGGCTAGCTTGTTGCGTTGTTGACAGTATGCAGAGTTGGACAGTGTATCTTCCTGGTAGTTAAAGTATTTATACAGCTCATGTCTCATGGTTCCAGCTTCCATGGTAATAGGCAGTAAGACAAGATCTTTAAACGATATCTTTCTATGCCGGGTAAAGTCCTTTCCTGGATTCAACGCATAGGCTTCTGGTGTTGATGCCATAGCATCGATATCAGACATCAAATAGTTTTTTACAGTAACAGAATAGTTCATAGCAACCTCCTTGAAATCAACGTTTACGTCTTGTTAATTTCAAGGGCCGCTCTCACTACTTCTAATTAATGCAATCAGTAGTGAGAGCGGCCGCACTTTTGAGTAGCTTTGTCAACTATTCTTTATAAAAAAAGAGTTAGACCCTATAAAGAATCTAACTCAAAACATCTTAACTTAATGACATTGATTCACAGTAACAATTATTTAACATATTCATATACGGTATCTGCTATCAGCGAATATCCATCTGCATTAAAATGAATTCCATCTGTATATAGGTCGTCCTGCCCCTCGGTGACTGCAAACAAGTCGATAACTTCTACTCCTGTCTCACCAGCAACCTTGGTTACGATATCTCCAAGCTCACCTGTTACGACGTCAGCCTGAATACTATACTCTGCTTCACCATTTTCATTGATTGCGTAACAATATGGGCTTCGCATGAGATAAACCGTCGGCTTGCTTGAAAGCGCTTTATAGCTTTCAACTAATTCCTGCAATCCCTTCTCATACTCTTTAGGGTTCCAGTTATAGGTTTTTGCATCGTTGGTGCCAAGCATCAGAACTACAATGTCAGGCTTTGACTCCAATGAATCCTTATATTCCTGCGACTGCATGTATGGTAAATCCCCTGTTGCTGAGGCAGTAGCGTTCCGCAAGCCAAAGTTCGAAACCAGATATGTAGTGCCAAGCATAGTCTGAAGCTGTGCAGGGTAACAATCAATCTCACGTGTCTTTAAAACACCACTTCCGTAGGTAATGCTGTCACCCACGCATGTTATCCTGACACGCTTGTCCGTACCACCAAACATCCCCGCATTATATAGCACAGCAAAAAGCAACACTATTGCTACTAATAAAACAACCATTTTTCTTTGGAATAATCCCCTCATGAATTTCGCAACATTCATATTCTCACCTATAGTTTTCGAATTATTAATCCCTGGTCTGCATGACAATAAGGAACCCCTTCTCTATTGTAATGATTCCCTCATAATCCTCCAGCTCATTGCTAACAGTCAGCGTGTTAAATCCTTCCAGCTTGCAATCCTCAAGTGGATATTTGAACCCCTTCATCTTCAGTCCCCTCACCGGCCCCATATATGGAAATACCGAGACGTATTTTCCAAACTGGTCATCTGCAAGGATAGCATAGGTTTCTCCAGCAGTAATCATCTCAATCCTGTTATGAGGGTCTTGCAATATTACAACTCTGTCATTTACTAAGCCCTTGCCGAGAAGAGCGATATTTCCCATTGTGTGGTCCAGCCTTGTGCCAGATGCTCCAAGAAGATAAATCTCGTCGTACTTGGTGCTTCGTCCAATAGCAATATCAAGGGCAGCCTCTGTATCGGTGTCGTCCTTAATTGGATTCAACTGAACTACCTCTATGCCTGCTTCCTTGGCTCTATCAGCCGCAGAGCCCCCTGCTGAATCAAAATCTCCTACAACAAGATTTGGACGAATCTCCATTTCCTCGCAGGCCTCATAGCCCTTATCACAGGCAATAACAAACAAAGGGATTCCATCAAACTCTCTGAAGAATCCCTTTGTAAATTCGATATCTACATTGCCACCGGCAACAATCATATAAATCATTTCATTTTCTCCAATAATGCCTCAGCATTTGCCTTAACATCACCGTTAAATACAGCAGAGCCTGCCACTATGATGTTTGCTCCTGCATCAAGCACATCATCAATAGTATCCTTGTTGATTCCACCATCAACTTCAATATCAATCTTAAGCTTCTTCTGACGACAAAGCTCTGAAAGCTCTCTAACCTTATCAATAGTGTATGGAATAAGGCTCTGTCCGCCGAAGCCTGGATTAACAGTCATGATAAGCACCATATCCACCTTTTCAAGGACATGGGCAATGTTCGAAATTGGTGTAGCTGGATTAATTGCAACACCTGCCATAGCACCATTTTTCTTTATCAAATCAATTGTAGCATCCAAATGCTTACATGCCTCCGCATGAACAGTGATAATATCTGCTCCTGCATCGGCAAAATCCTTTACGTAACGCTCAGGGTCAACAATCATAAGATGAACATCAAAGAGTCTGTCAGTATATTTGCGGATTGACTTAAGGACTGGAAGGCCAAAGCTGATACTTGGCACAAACACACCATCCATAACATCAAAATGAACGTATTGAGCTCCCGCCTGGTCGATAAGCTCAAGCTGCTCCTTAATAATTCCGAAATCTGCTGATAAAATTGATGGTGCCAGACATCTTTCCATAGCGTCTATAGTCTCCTATCTGAATAAATTCTTAATATATTATCTGTATTTATTATTTTGCTCGTTAACCATCTCAGAGTATATCTGAAGATAATTCTCGTAGCGGCTGGCTGCAATCTCGCCTGATTCCACCGCAGCCTTCACTCCGCAGTCAGGCTCCTTGTGATGAGCACAGCCCGTAAATCGACAATTTCCTGCCGGTTCGATGAACTCTGGAAAAAGAGTATATAAATCCACTGGCTCAACCTTTGGAACAAAAAGCGAAGAAAAACCTGGGGTGTCCATAATATAGGTATCATCACCCAAATACAAAAGCTCAGAGTGGCGTGTGGTATGCTTGCCACGTCCAATCTTTTCGGAAACCTCGCCAGTCTCCATGTTCTGTCCCTCTGTGAGAAGATTTACTATTGAACTCTTTCCAACACCTGATGGGCCTGCCACAGTAGAAGTCTTTCCATGAAGGATTGACTTAATCTTTTCGATGCCTGCCTCCTGCTTAGCACTTGTGAATATCACCTGGTAGCCTGCTGGCTCGTAAGTCTTGCGCATCTGCTGCTCAAATCCCTCATCAGCCAAATCGTCCTTGTTAAAGCAGATGGTAATTGGTAGCTCCTGCTCTTCCATCATACAAAGGAATCTGTCCAAAAGATTGAGATTTGGCTCAGGACTTTTAGTTGCAAAAATGAGCAATGCCTGGTCAACATTCGCCACAGCAGGTCTGATAAGCTCAGACTTGCGAGGGAGAATGCTGATAACATTGCCCGTCATCTCCTCCTCAGAGATGACGTCTATTTCAACGTCATCTCCAACAAGAGGCTTTATTTTATCTTTTCTGAAGGCACCCTTGGCCTTGCACTCATATACGCCAGAACCTTCCACCTGAACATAGTAGAAGCCGGCAATGCCTTTAATAATTTTTCCA contains:
- a CDS encoding GDSL-type esterase/lipase family protein → MNVAKFMRGLFQRKMVVLLVAIVLLFAVLYNAGMFGGTDKRVRITCVGDSITYGSGVLKTREIDCYPAQLQTMLGTTYLVSNFGLRNATASATGDLPYMQSQEYKDSLESKPDIVVLMLGTNDAKTYNWNPKEYEKGLQELVESYKALSSKPTVYLMRSPYCYAINENGEAEYSIQADVVTGELGDIVTKVAGETGVEVIDLFAVTEGQDDLYTDGIHFNADGYSLIADTVYEYVK
- a CDS encoding thiamine diphosphokinase; the encoded protein is MIYMIVAGGNVDIEFTKGFFREFDGIPLFVIACDKGYEACEEMEIRPNLVVGDFDSAGGSAADRAKEAGIEVVQLNPIKDDTDTEAALDIAIGRSTKYDEIYLLGASGTRLDHTMGNIALLGKGLVNDRVVILQDPHNRIEMITAGETYAILADDQFGKYVSVFPYMGPVRGLKMKGFKYPLEDCKLEGFNTLTVSNELEDYEGIITIEKGFLIVMQTRD
- the rpe gene encoding ribulose-phosphate 3-epimerase, giving the protein MERCLAPSILSADFGIIKEQLELIDQAGAQYVHFDVMDGVFVPSISFGLPVLKSIRKYTDRLFDVHLMIVDPERYVKDFADAGADIITVHAEACKHLDATIDLIKKNGAMAGVAINPATPISNIAHVLEKVDMVLIMTVNPGFGGQSLIPYTIDKVRELSELCRQKKLKIDIEVDGGINKDTIDDVLDAGANIIVAGSAVFNGDVKANAEALLEKMK
- the rsgA gene encoding ribosome small subunit-dependent GTPase A, translating into MVGKIIKGIAGFYYVQVEGSGVYECKAKGAFRKDKIKPLVGDDVEIDVISEEEMTGNVISILPRKSELIRPAVANVDQALLIFATKSPEPNLNLLDRFLCMMEEQELPITICFNKDDLADEGFEQQMRKTYEPAGYQVIFTSAKQEAGIEKIKSILHGKTSTVAGPSGVGKSSIVNLLTEGQNMETGEVSEKIGRGKHTTRHSELLYLGDDTYIMDTPGFSSLFVPKVEPVDLYTLFPEFIEPAGNCRFTGCAHHKEPDCGVKAAVESGEIAASRYENYLQIYSEMVNEQNNKYR